A part of Drosophila bipectinata strain 14024-0381.07 chromosome 3L, DbipHiC1v2, whole genome shotgun sequence genomic DNA contains:
- the Sgf11 gene encoding SAGA-associated factor 11 homolog encodes MSNTANSINMPTTPSAQGSGNQNTATSQQIVNKFREIIKDPKSLDEAVNYMYQTLVDDAVAGIFIETHHLRKTGNLSALDGVAEDSTYRICEMPNLDIFGISTAKKPMDCTCPNCDRLVAAARFAPHLEKCMGMGRISSRIASRRLATKEGSSTSHLHSGGNTGGTDDEDDVDWSSDKRKKKSSQSSRNNGSKKNNGKTF; translated from the coding sequence ATGTCAAATACTGCTAACTCAATCAACATGCCAACAACACCAAGTGCCCAAGGATCCGGAAATCAAAATACCGCAACCAGCCAACAAATCGTTAACAAGTTCCGGGAGATTATTAAGGATCCCAAGAGCCTGGATGAGGCTGTTAACTATATGTACCAGACACTAGTAGATGACGCAGTAGCCGGTATTTTTATTGAGACGCATCACCTGCGCAAAACGGGAAACCTTTCGGCCCTAGACGGCGTGGCTGAAGACTCGACCTACCGCATCTGCGAGATGCCGAACCTGGATATATTCGGAATCTCAACTGCCAAAAAGCCTATGGACTGCACGTGCCCCAACTGTGATCGCCTCGTAGCCGCTGCGCGCTTCGCTCCGCATTTGGAGAAGTGCATGGGGATGGGAAGAATATCATCGCGAATCGCCTCCCGCCGCCTTGCTACCAAGGAGGGATCTAGCACATCCCATCTCCATTCGGGAGGCAATACTGGAGGCACAGATGATGAAGACGACGTGGATTGGTCATCAGACAAACGCAAGAAGAAATCGTCTCAGAGCTCCCGCAACAATGGCTCCAAAAAGAACAACGGGAAAACGTTTTAA
- the LOC108134092 gene encoding TCF3 fusion partner homolog: MLINAKSILYKEMVEKLYHKCQRIQAENERCVMRVNGIKKIIRRRDYDVKLLKKRLDKHGDNWRSVPMEAPHPKGKTEQKRRGPKPKNKQPIDGEATAPGSTIPAAKKPRKQRVKQPTSPSSIVQPIQPQTTLT; this comes from the exons atgttgatTAACGCAAAGAGCATCCTTTACAAGGAAATGGTGGAAAAGCTGTACCACAAATGCCAAAGGATACAAGCGGAAAATGAACGATGTGTGATGAG GGTAAACGGCATTAAGAAGATTATCAGGCGTCGCGATTACGACGTTAAGCTGCTAAAGAAACGGCTAGATAAGCATGGCGACAACTGGAGATCAGTACCCATGGAGGCACCGCATCCGAAAGGAAAAACTGAGCAGAAGCGTCGTGGaccaaaaccgaaaaacaaacaacccATCGACGGGGAGGCCACGGCTCCTGGTTCTACTATTCCAGCGGCTAAAAAGCCACGAAAACAACGTGTTAAGCAACCCACTAGCCCGAGCTCCATCGTACAGCCAATACAGCCACAAACAACCTTAACGTAG